Proteins from one Arthrobacter sp. Soc17.1.1.1 genomic window:
- a CDS encoding copper resistance CopC family protein, translated as MSALLHARRPRSARRRPFRPLAAIVPAVLLVLAVLLGTGGAANAHDELTGSNPAEGATVEVLPPTLELDFSNVPSGIGAQVQVLDEAGTDWADGPVSIVDRSASQPLRSGAPAGSYTVNWRVVSSDSHPIEGTFAFRTQQGSTTVPDAVSTAGPVDAQDAPDNETQAAGVSDFPWSIVLMIGVLVVIAVALAVTARRRLGAGRQ; from the coding sequence ATGTCCGCCCTCCTGCATGCCCGACGCCCCCGGTCGGCGCGTCGTCGCCCCTTCCGCCCCCTCGCCGCGATCGTGCCCGCCGTCCTGCTCGTCCTCGCCGTGCTCCTCGGCACGGGGGGTGCGGCGAACGCGCACGATGAACTGACCGGCAGCAACCCTGCCGAGGGCGCCACGGTGGAGGTGCTGCCGCCCACCCTCGAGCTCGACTTCTCGAACGTCCCGTCCGGGATCGGCGCGCAGGTCCAGGTCCTCGACGAGGCGGGGACCGACTGGGCCGACGGCCCCGTGTCGATCGTGGACCGGTCCGCCAGCCAGCCGCTGCGGTCCGGCGCGCCGGCCGGCTCGTACACCGTCAACTGGCGCGTGGTGAGTTCGGACTCGCACCCGATCGAGGGCACCTTCGCCTTCCGGACCCAGCAGGGCTCGACGACGGTGCCGGATGCGGTGAGCACCGCCGGGCCCGTCGACGCACAGGACGCGCCTGACAACGAGACGCAGGCGGCCGGGGTGAGCGATTTCCCGTGGAGCATCGTGCTGATGATCGGGGTCCTGGTGGTCATCGCCGTCGCGCTCGCCGTCACCGCCCGCCGCCGGCTCGGCGCCGGCCGGCAGTAG
- a CDS encoding LysR family transcriptional regulator, translating into MLPPNAQDLVVLLAVAQSGRFTTAGEALGLNHTTVSRRIAALEKALGGRVLARGSGGWELTDLGRRAADAAAVVAEAVARLGDDDGALSGVVRMSATDGFSALIAAPAFARLRAAHPRLSIEIITATRRASQTRTGLDFEVVVGEPQVHRAEAERLGTYVLGLYASEEYLAAHGAPGTLEEAMRHPLVYFIDSMLQVDSLDAPRRLLPSMRDALSSTNVFVHVEATRAGAGLGLLPCFMADRHADLVRLLPADVAEELDYWLVVRADALRQPAVAAVVDALRHATAAMEPQLLGR; encoded by the coding sequence GTGCTCCCACCCAATGCCCAGGATCTCGTGGTGCTGCTCGCCGTCGCGCAGAGCGGGCGGTTCACCACGGCCGGTGAGGCGCTGGGGCTGAACCACACCACGGTGTCGCGGCGCATCGCGGCCCTCGAGAAGGCGCTCGGCGGGCGGGTGCTCGCCCGCGGCAGCGGCGGCTGGGAGCTGACGGACCTGGGCCGCCGGGCGGCGGACGCTGCGGCCGTCGTCGCGGAGGCGGTCGCCCGGCTGGGCGACGACGACGGCGCGCTCTCGGGCGTGGTGCGGATGAGCGCCACGGACGGCTTCAGCGCCCTCATCGCCGCACCGGCCTTCGCCCGGCTCCGGGCCGCCCACCCCCGGCTCAGCATCGAGATCATCACCGCGACACGGCGGGCCTCGCAGACGCGGACCGGCCTCGACTTCGAGGTGGTGGTCGGCGAGCCGCAGGTACATCGGGCGGAGGCGGAGCGGCTGGGCACGTACGTCCTCGGGCTCTACGCGTCCGAGGAGTACCTCGCGGCGCACGGCGCGCCGGGCACGCTGGAGGAGGCCATGCGCCACCCGCTCGTGTACTTCATCGACTCGATGCTGCAGGTCGACAGCCTGGACGCGCCCCGGCGGCTCCTGCCCTCCATGCGCGACGCCCTGAGCTCGACCAACGTCTTCGTGCACGTCGAGGCCACCCGGGCGGGTGCGGGGCTCGGCTTGCTGCCGTGCTTCATGGCCGACCGGCACGCCGACCTCGTGCGCCTCCTTCCCGCCGACGTCGCGGAGGAACTCGACTACTGGCTCGTGGTCCGGGCGGACGCCCTGCGGCAGCCCGCGGTGGCCGCCGTGGTCGACGCGCTGCGGCACGCGACCGCGGCGATGGAGCCGCAACTCCTGGGCCGCTGA
- a CDS encoding Nramp family divalent metal transporter: protein MSAERVDSDVDGLERPKWRFVGPGLLAAATGVGAGDLVATLIAGSQYGYALLWAAVIGCVLKIILVEGVGRWYLATGKTIFQGWRTLGAWTSWYFGPYIIIWGFVYGATAMSSTALPLQALFPAVPLNAFAIASGLIGLALVWFGRYGLFEKIMTVMVGIMFVSVVGSAILATPNLPSMLTGLVPTLPEGSVFYVLGLAGGVGGTITLAAYGYWLREKGWNRPKWMKVMRVDNSVAYTMTGIFVVCMLILGAELLYTANISLQSGDRGLLDMGVVLEERYGVVWAKVFLVGFWASSFSSLLGVWHGVSLMFADFWANFRKRADDLSDDDAPGSHSRPARAYMLWLTIPPMLLLLLGRPFFLILLYGVLGSLFMPFLAITLLVLLNSTRLARQWRNRWLSNVFLAITTIVFLVLGVNELVQAVTGA, encoded by the coding sequence GTGAGCGCTGAGCGCGTGGATTCCGACGTCGACGGACTCGAGAGACCGAAGTGGAGATTCGTCGGACCCGGGCTGCTCGCCGCGGCCACCGGCGTCGGCGCCGGTGACCTCGTCGCCACCCTGATCGCCGGCAGCCAGTACGGGTACGCGCTGCTGTGGGCGGCGGTGATCGGGTGTGTGCTGAAGATCATCCTCGTCGAGGGTGTGGGCCGCTGGTACCTCGCGACCGGGAAGACGATCTTCCAGGGCTGGCGGACCCTCGGCGCCTGGACCAGCTGGTACTTCGGCCCGTACATCATCATCTGGGGCTTCGTCTACGGGGCGACGGCGATGAGCTCGACGGCCCTCCCGCTCCAGGCGCTGTTCCCCGCCGTCCCGCTGAACGCCTTCGCCATCGCCTCCGGGCTGATCGGCCTCGCCCTCGTCTGGTTCGGCCGGTACGGCCTCTTCGAGAAGATCATGACGGTGATGGTCGGCATCATGTTCGTCTCCGTGGTGGGCTCCGCCATCCTCGCCACCCCGAACCTCCCCTCGATGCTCACCGGACTCGTGCCGACCCTCCCGGAGGGGTCGGTGTTCTACGTCCTCGGACTCGCCGGGGGTGTCGGTGGCACCATCACCCTCGCCGCCTACGGCTACTGGCTGCGGGAGAAGGGCTGGAACAGGCCCAAGTGGATGAAGGTCATGCGGGTCGACAACTCCGTGGCCTACACGATGACCGGCATCTTCGTGGTGTGCATGCTCATCCTCGGCGCCGAACTGCTCTACACCGCGAACATCTCGCTCCAGAGCGGCGACCGCGGCCTGCTGGACATGGGCGTGGTGCTCGAGGAGCGCTACGGGGTGGTCTGGGCGAAGGTCTTCCTCGTCGGGTTCTGGGCGTCGTCCTTCTCCTCGCTCCTCGGGGTCTGGCACGGCGTCAGCCTCATGTTCGCCGACTTCTGGGCGAACTTCCGCAAGCGGGCGGACGACCTCTCGGACGACGACGCCCCCGGTTCGCACAGCAGGCCCGCCCGCGCCTACATGCTGTGGCTCACGATCCCGCCGATGCTCCTGCTGCTGCTGGGCCGTCCGTTCTTCCTGATCCTGCTCTACGGTGTCCTGGGCTCGCTGTTCATGCCGTTCCTCGCCATCACCCTGCTGGTGCTGCTCAACAGCACCCGCCTGGCCCGCCAGTGGCGGAACCGGTGGCTGTCGAACGTGTTCCTCGCGATCACCACGATCGTGTTCCTCGTCCTCGGCGTCAACGAACTGGTGCAGGCGGTCACCGGGGCGTGA
- a CDS encoding FAD-dependent monooxygenase yields the protein MDSLPLDPVRSASTPPASAEHTSTVVIGSGLSGLAVASELSRRGISSIVVESLECSDSGAMRTVMTDSVSLSERTELMRLLRAYAASHRLDVRQTTVAEHLSIIGHPKLIQGPVGRKKWAVQTADGVLLADHVVLTKYPQNELRRFLRSMGIAIGRDLKAALRAIGLHLVGVGEVLTPTTREIVRQAKLVSDAIVAQGPAALNRIVPPRAAISPLRA from the coding sequence GTGGATTCCCTGCCCCTTGACCCGGTCCGCTCTGCGTCCACGCCCCCAGCGTCCGCGGAGCACACGAGCACCGTGGTCATCGGCTCGGGACTCTCCGGCCTCGCCGTCGCCAGCGAACTCAGCCGCCGCGGTATCAGCTCGATCGTGGTCGAGAGCCTCGAATGCTCCGACTCCGGCGCCATGCGCACCGTCATGACGGACTCCGTCTCCCTGTCCGAGCGGACCGAACTGATGCGGCTCCTCCGCGCCTATGCCGCCTCCCACCGGCTGGACGTCCGGCAGACCACCGTCGCGGAACACCTCAGCATCATCGGTCACCCGAAGCTCATCCAGGGCCCCGTAGGGCGCAAGAAATGGGCCGTGCAGACCGCCGACGGCGTCCTCCTCGCCGACCACGTGGTCCTGACGAAATACCCGCAGAACGAGTTGCGGAGGTTCCTGCGCTCCATGGGCATCGCGATCGGCAGGGACCTCAAGGCCGCCCTGCGCGCGATCGGCCTGCACCTCGTCGGCGTCGGGGAAGTGCTGACACCCACCACGCGCGAGATCGTGCGGCAGGCGAAACTCGTGAGCGACGCGATCGTGGCCCAGGGGCCGGCGGCGCTCAACCGGATCGTTCCGCCCCGCGCGGCGATCTCACCGCTGAGGGCGTAG
- a CDS encoding cation:proton antiporter, whose protein sequence is MELGLLGIIGIAVLVGVAVLSKRVGVAAPLILVVVGIGLSFVPGVPNFSIPDEWILTGILPPLLYAAAIKTPVTDFRRNITPIASLSVALVVVSAFATGLLLHALLPGLGLAAAVAVGAVISPPDAVAATSIGRRLGLPPRLLTVLEGEGLVNDATALVLLRSAIAASAGALSGFGAAVADFAFAVVVAVVVGYAVGAVTVFIRSRLDDPVLDTALSLAVPFIAFLPAEELGASGVLAVVVAGIYTGHRSASHLDARARITDNVNWRTVQFLLENGVFLLIGLEIRALLQSVDQSLLTVGQTILIGLTATLALILLRFLWVFPLVLLMRRLPSRAERRTLQLRRGLGRLRKLRTLDARQERRRRALTRLYHRRKADLDLERREGFGWKGATVLGWSGMRGVVTLAAAQSLPETFAYREQLVLIAFTVAVTTLLVQGSTLPALIRVLKIQGIDIEADREESATLFDELRTEGLRVLDDPQAIMGEDVEVDDDVLDRVRADTGMRSEFEWEKARLPEQRLVRSPHRQYRDLRLAVLEAERQALLAARARGTYSSRVLERAQRVLDVEETRLRPRGGAS, encoded by the coding sequence GTGGAACTGGGCTTGCTGGGTATCATCGGGATCGCCGTCCTGGTCGGCGTCGCGGTGCTCTCGAAGCGCGTGGGCGTGGCCGCACCGCTGATCCTCGTCGTCGTCGGGATCGGGCTGTCCTTCGTGCCGGGCGTGCCCAACTTCAGCATCCCCGACGAATGGATCCTCACGGGCATCCTGCCGCCCCTGCTCTACGCCGCGGCGATCAAGACGCCCGTGACGGACTTCCGCCGGAACATCACCCCGATCGCCAGCCTCTCGGTGGCGCTCGTCGTCGTCTCGGCCTTCGCCACGGGACTGCTCCTCCACGCCCTGCTGCCCGGCCTCGGTCTCGCGGCCGCGGTCGCCGTCGGCGCCGTCATCAGCCCGCCCGACGCCGTGGCCGCCACCTCGATCGGCCGCCGCCTCGGCCTGCCCCCGCGGCTGCTCACCGTGCTCGAGGGCGAGGGCCTCGTCAACGACGCGACCGCCCTCGTACTCCTGCGCAGCGCCATCGCCGCCTCCGCCGGTGCCCTCAGCGGCTTCGGTGCCGCCGTGGCCGACTTCGCCTTCGCCGTCGTGGTCGCGGTGGTGGTGGGGTACGCCGTCGGGGCCGTGACCGTCTTCATCCGGTCACGGCTCGACGACCCCGTGCTGGACACCGCGCTGTCCCTGGCCGTGCCCTTCATCGCGTTCCTGCCCGCCGAGGAGCTGGGCGCCTCGGGGGTGCTCGCCGTCGTGGTCGCCGGTATCTACACGGGCCACCGCAGCGCGAGTCACCTGGACGCCCGCGCACGCATCACCGACAACGTGAACTGGCGGACGGTGCAGTTCCTGCTGGAGAACGGCGTGTTCCTGCTGATCGGCCTCGAGATCCGCGCACTGCTCCAGAGCGTCGACCAGTCGCTGCTGACCGTCGGGCAGACCATCCTCATCGGCCTCACCGCCACGCTCGCCCTGATCCTGTTGCGCTTCCTCTGGGTGTTCCCCCTCGTGCTGCTCATGCGGCGCCTGCCGAGCCGGGCCGAGCGCCGCACGCTGCAACTGCGCCGCGGACTCGGCAGGCTGAGGAAGCTGCGCACGCTCGACGCCCGGCAGGAACGACGACGGCGCGCGCTGACACGCCTGTACCACCGGCGCAAGGCGGACCTCGATCTCGAACGGCGCGAGGGGTTCGGCTGGAAGGGCGCCACGGTGCTCGGCTGGTCCGGGATGCGCGGCGTGGTGACGCTCGCGGCAGCGCAGTCCCTGCCGGAGACCTTCGCGTACCGGGAGCAACTCGTCCTGATCGCGTTCACCGTCGCCGTGACCACCCTGCTGGTGCAGGGCAGCACCCTGCCGGCGCTCATCCGCGTGCTGAAGATCCAAGGGATCGACATCGAGGCCGACCGCGAGGAGTCCGCCACCCTGTTCGACGAACTGCGCACCGAGGGCCTGCGCGTGCTGGACGATCCGCAGGCCATCATGGGCGAGGACGTCGAGGTGGACGACGACGTGCTTGACCGCGTCCGGGCCGACACCGGGATGCGATCGGAGTTCGAGTGGGAGAAGGCGCGGCTGCCGGAGCAGCGGCTCGTGCGCTCCCCGCACCGCCAGTACAGGGACCTCCGGCTCGCCGTCCTCGAGGCGGAGCGGCAGGCGCTGCTCGCCGCCAGGGCCCGCGGCACCTACTCCTCGCGCGTCCTCGAGAGGGCGCAGCGCGTCCTCGACGTCGAGGAAACCCGCCTCCGGCCGAGGGGCGGGGCCTCGTAG
- a CDS encoding thiamine-binding protein: MLVAFSVAPSGSSDLSRENPDGSVHDAVAAAVAVVRESGLPNSTDSMFTTIEGEWDEVMAVVKNATDAVARYGSRVSLVLKADIRPGRTGELTGKVERLEAALAEQEQFEGHS; the protein is encoded by the coding sequence ATGCTCGTAGCCTTCAGCGTCGCCCCGTCCGGCTCCTCCGACCTCTCCCGCGAGAACCCCGACGGGTCGGTGCACGACGCCGTCGCCGCAGCGGTCGCCGTCGTGCGCGAATCCGGTCTGCCGAACTCCACGGACTCCATGTTCACCACCATCGAGGGCGAGTGGGACGAGGTGATGGCGGTCGTGAAGAACGCCACCGACGCCGTCGCCCGCTACGGCAGCCGGGTGTCGCTGGTGCTGAAGGCGGACATCCGCCCCGGGCGCACCGGCGAGCTGACCGGCAAGGTGGAGCGGCTGGAGGCCGCGCTCGCCGAGCAGGAACAGTTCGAGGGCCACTCGTGA
- a CDS encoding GNAT family N-acetyltransferase, translating to MTQPLLTLPYVIRPATVDDAEAYARTHVAGLHETYEQIMPREYHEYYDAELPALIERRRKAFEDASRTPGSARSWLAFDDDGEPVAIATSGPGRDEDRPDFELHHIYTLRSTHGTGLGQRLLDTAIGTRAAYLWILNGNPRAERFYVRNGFTPDGTSMLCGPTWHHRPMFRMHRPDQE from the coding sequence GTGACACAGCCCCTGCTGACCCTGCCCTATGTCATCCGGCCGGCCACGGTCGACGACGCCGAGGCGTACGCCCGCACGCACGTCGCAGGGCTGCACGAGACGTACGAGCAGATCATGCCGCGCGAGTACCACGAGTACTACGACGCGGAGCTGCCGGCCCTGATCGAGCGGCGGAGGAAGGCCTTCGAGGATGCCTCGCGCACGCCCGGCAGCGCCCGGAGCTGGCTGGCGTTCGACGACGACGGCGAGCCGGTGGCGATCGCGACGTCCGGGCCCGGGCGCGACGAGGACAGGCCCGACTTCGAGCTGCACCACATCTACACGCTGCGCTCCACCCACGGCACCGGCCTGGGGCAGCGCCTGCTGGACACCGCGATCGGCACGAGGGCCGCCTACCTGTGGATCCTCAACGGCAACCCGCGGGCCGAACGCTTCTACGTGCGCAACGGTTTCACGCCGGACGGCACGTCCATGCTGTGCGGACCGACATGGCACCACCGGCCCATGTTCCGGATGCACCGCCCCGACCAGGAATGA
- a CDS encoding 3-hydroxybutyrate dehydrogenase, with protein sequence MSTTASRPATALTAGPLSGRRAVITGGASGIGAACARALAGRGAHVVVADRDEAGAAELAADLGGEAWAVDLLDTGALETLTLEADILVNNAGIQTVSPLEDFDPEDFRRIQRLMVEVPFLLIRAALPGMYARGSGRIINISSVHGLRASPFKAAYVTAKHGLEGLSKVTALEGGAHGVTSNCVNPGYVRTPLVENQLADQARVHGISEEEVLERIMLTESAIKRLVEPEEVASLVAWLAGDDAGMVTGSSYVMDGGWSAR encoded by the coding sequence ATGAGCACGACGGCGTCCCGACCCGCGACGGCCCTGACCGCCGGACCCCTGTCCGGGCGCCGCGCCGTCATCACGGGCGGCGCGAGCGGGATCGGCGCGGCCTGCGCCCGCGCACTCGCCGGACGGGGAGCGCACGTCGTCGTCGCCGACCGCGACGAGGCCGGCGCGGCGGAGCTGGCCGCCGACCTCGGCGGCGAGGCGTGGGCGGTCGACCTGCTCGACACGGGGGCGCTCGAGACCCTGACCCTCGAGGCCGACATCCTCGTGAACAACGCGGGCATCCAGACCGTCAGCCCGCTCGAGGACTTCGATCCCGAGGACTTCCGGCGCATCCAGCGGCTCATGGTCGAGGTGCCGTTCCTCCTGATCCGCGCCGCCCTGCCGGGGATGTACGCCCGGGGCTCCGGCCGGATCATCAACATCTCCTCGGTCCACGGGCTGCGGGCCTCGCCGTTCAAGGCCGCCTACGTCACGGCCAAGCACGGCCTCGAGGGGCTCTCCAAGGTCACCGCCCTCGAGGGCGGGGCGCACGGCGTCACGAGCAACTGCGTCAACCCCGGCTACGTCCGCACCCCTCTCGTGGAGAACCAGCTGGCGGACCAGGCACGCGTGCACGGCATCAGCGAGGAGGAGGTGCTCGAGCGGATCATGCTCACCGAGTCGGCGATCAAGCGGCTCGTGGAACCGGAGGAGGTCGCCTCGCTCGTCGCCTGGCTGGCGGGCGACGACGCCGGGATGGTGACGGGGTCCTCCTACGTCATGGACGGCGGCTGGTCCGCGCGCTGA
- a CDS encoding spermidine synthase — MAKPTGPRPEIGEFPIDTGTCELEPDPYNPHGWVLRINGVPSSHIDLEDPLQLDFEYMRWIASLVDSRWAPSDRLRVLHLGGGACSLARRFAASHPQARQVVVELDGRLAELVRAWFDLPRAPLVRIRVGEARAVTEALSENSRDLVIRDVFAGALTPAPLTTREFTRAARRVLAPDGVYVVNCGDGPDLAMARREAATIAAAFTSTVIIADPAMLKGRRYGNVIIAGSDAPLGESPGLARELLGGGVPAHLWQDARVRTFAAGAQVLTD, encoded by the coding sequence ATGGCGAAGCCCACGGGGCCCCGGCCCGAGATCGGCGAATTCCCCATCGACACCGGGACGTGCGAACTCGAACCCGACCCGTACAACCCGCACGGCTGGGTGCTGCGCATCAACGGCGTGCCCAGCTCGCACATCGACCTCGAGGACCCGCTGCAGCTCGACTTCGAGTACATGCGGTGGATCGCCTCGCTCGTCGACTCCCGCTGGGCGCCCTCCGACCGCCTCCGCGTGCTGCACCTCGGCGGGGGCGCCTGCTCGCTGGCGCGGCGGTTCGCCGCCAGCCACCCCCAGGCCCGCCAGGTCGTCGTCGAGCTCGACGGACGCCTGGCCGAGCTGGTGCGCGCGTGGTTCGACCTCCCGCGGGCACCCCTCGTCCGGATCCGGGTGGGGGAGGCGCGCGCCGTGACCGAAGCCCTGAGCGAGAACAGCCGCGACCTGGTGATCCGCGACGTGTTCGCCGGAGCCCTGACCCCCGCGCCCCTGACCACGCGCGAGTTCACACGGGCCGCCAGGCGGGTGCTCGCGCCCGACGGCGTGTACGTGGTCAACTGCGGGGACGGTCCCGACCTCGCGATGGCCCGGCGGGAGGCCGCGACCATCGCCGCCGCGTTCACCTCGACCGTGATCATCGCGGACCCCGCGATGCTGAAGGGCAGGCGCTACGGCAACGTGATCATCGCCGGGAGCGACGCACCCCTCGGGGAGAGCCCGGGCCTCGCCCGCGAACTGCTCGGCGGGGGAGTGCCGGCACACCTCTGGCAGGACGCCCGCGTGCGCACCTTCGCCGCCGGAGCGCAGGTCCTCACGGACTGA
- a CDS encoding NCS2 family permease, with the protein MLRTGSVLDRYFDITQRGSTFSREIRGGLATFFAMSYIVVLNPLILAGADSSGAELGFERVAAVTALVAGILTIVMGAWARYPFALATGLGVNAFVAITVATNPGLTWADIMGLVMLAGLTMLVLVLTGFRTAVFNAVPESLKTAIVVGIGLFIALIGLVNAGFVRRVPDVANTTVPVGLGFGGVLIGWPTLVFVFGLILTIALVVRRVRGAILIGVLAATALAVVLEAVFDVGPSVAPGQELNPAGWSLVVPELPAGSWVGVPDLSLVGNVSLFGAFGHLGGTAAVLLTFTILLSIFFDAMGTMVGLANEAKLVDAKGNIPGVNRVLVVDALGAVAGGAGSVSSNQIYVESGAGIGEGARTGLANVVTGLLFLLAMFFTPLISLVPFEAVAPALVVVGFMMVAQVGRIDFEDWGVAIPAFLTFTLMPFTYSIANGLGAGFIAFVLIRAIQGRGREVHPLMWAVAAAFVVFFGIGPIEQLLGI; encoded by the coding sequence ATGCTCAGAACTGGTTCCGTGCTGGATCGCTACTTCGACATCACGCAGCGGGGGTCCACGTTCTCGCGGGAGATCCGCGGCGGTCTCGCCACCTTCTTCGCCATGAGCTACATCGTGGTGCTCAACCCGCTCATCCTCGCCGGTGCCGACTCCTCCGGAGCTGAGCTCGGCTTCGAACGCGTCGCCGCCGTGACGGCGCTCGTGGCGGGCATCCTGACGATCGTCATGGGTGCCTGGGCCAGGTACCCGTTCGCGCTGGCCACGGGGCTCGGCGTCAACGCCTTCGTCGCCATCACCGTGGCGACCAACCCGGGCCTCACGTGGGCGGACATCATGGGTCTCGTGATGCTCGCCGGGCTCACCATGCTCGTGCTGGTCCTCACGGGCTTCCGGACGGCGGTCTTCAACGCGGTGCCCGAGAGCCTCAAGACCGCGATCGTGGTGGGCATCGGCCTGTTCATCGCCCTGATCGGCCTCGTCAACGCGGGCTTCGTGCGCCGCGTACCCGACGTCGCGAACACCACCGTGCCCGTGGGCCTCGGCTTCGGCGGCGTGCTCATCGGCTGGCCCACCCTGGTCTTCGTCTTCGGCCTCATCCTGACCATCGCCCTCGTGGTCCGCCGGGTGCGCGGCGCCATCCTCATCGGCGTGCTCGCCGCGACCGCCCTCGCCGTGGTGCTCGAGGCCGTGTTCGACGTCGGCCCCAGCGTCGCGCCGGGCCAGGAACTGAACCCCGCGGGCTGGTCGCTCGTGGTGCCCGAACTGCCCGCCGGGTCGTGGGTGGGCGTGCCCGATCTCAGCCTCGTGGGCAACGTGAGCTTGTTCGGCGCGTTCGGCCACCTCGGTGGCACCGCCGCCGTCCTGTTGACCTTCACCATCCTGCTCAGCATCTTCTTCGACGCCATGGGCACGATGGTGGGCCTCGCGAACGAGGCGAAGCTCGTCGACGCCAAGGGCAACATCCCCGGCGTGAACCGGGTCCTGGTGGTCGACGCGCTCGGTGCGGTCGCCGGCGGTGCGGGCTCGGTGTCCTCCAACCAGATCTACGTCGAATCCGGCGCCGGGATCGGCGAGGGCGCCCGCACGGGGCTCGCGAACGTCGTCACGGGCCTGCTGTTCCTGCTCGCGATGTTCTTCACGCCGCTCATCAGCCTCGTCCCGTTCGAGGCCGTGGCCCCCGCCCTGGTGGTGGTGGGCTTCATGATGGTGGCCCAGGTGGGGCGGATCGACTTCGAGGACTGGGGTGTCGCGATCCCGGCCTTCCTCACGTTCACCCTCATGCCGTTCACCTACTCGATCGCCAACGGCCTCGGCGCGGGCTTCATCGCCTTCGTGCTGATCCGCGCGATCCAGGGCCGCGGGCGCGAGGTGCACCCGCTGATGTGGGCCGTCGCGGCGGCGTTCGTCGTGTTCTTCGGCATCGGGCCCATCGAGCAGCTGCTCGGCATCTGA
- a CDS encoding MFS transporter, giving the protein MSVNQRSNTPGNRQDDGSGTEASGLKRIVAAAMVGTVVEWYEFFLYATAASLVFGTFFFPNAGSELDGIIAAFLTYAVGFVARPLGGIVFGQIGDKLGRKHTLQLTIILVGVATFLMGCLPGFDSIGYWAPALLVILRFIQGFAVGGEWGGAVLLVAEHSPDRSRGFWSSWPQAAVPVGNLLATLVLLGMSWILPQDEFLSWGWRVAFWVSAIIVVIGYYIRTHVSEAPIFLEAREKIESEKAVSYGVLEVVKRYPRGVLGAMGLRFAENILYYIIVSFTIVYLKTVHQYDTSQLLLALLIAHVVHFAVIPQVGRLSDAFGRKPVYLVGVVLGATWAFFAFPLFDTLNPFLIILAVTIGLVFHAFMYAGQPAIMSEMFPTRMRYSGVSLGYQVTSILAGSLAPIIATALLQEYDSWVPVALYLVAACGITLVAVLTLKETRGASLREVDAEDARRHGLDEPLVGQARP; this is encoded by the coding sequence ATGAGCGTCAATCAGCGCTCGAACACCCCCGGGAACCGGCAGGACGACGGATCGGGCACGGAGGCGTCGGGCCTCAAGCGGATCGTCGCGGCCGCCATGGTCGGGACGGTCGTCGAGTGGTACGAGTTCTTCCTCTATGCCACGGCGGCGAGCCTGGTCTTCGGGACCTTCTTCTTCCCCAACGCCGGCTCCGAACTCGACGGCATCATCGCGGCCTTCCTCACGTACGCCGTCGGTTTCGTGGCCCGGCCGCTCGGCGGGATCGTCTTCGGGCAGATCGGCGACAAGCTCGGCCGCAAGCACACGCTGCAGCTCACCATCATCCTCGTCGGCGTCGCCACGTTCCTCATGGGCTGCCTGCCCGGGTTCGACTCGATCGGCTACTGGGCCCCTGCACTGCTGGTGATCCTGCGCTTCATCCAGGGCTTCGCCGTCGGCGGGGAGTGGGGCGGCGCCGTGCTCCTCGTCGCCGAGCACAGCCCCGACCGGTCCCGCGGGTTCTGGTCCAGCTGGCCGCAGGCGGCCGTCCCGGTGGGCAACCTCCTCGCCACGCTCGTGCTGCTGGGCATGAGCTGGATCCTGCCGCAGGACGAGTTCCTCAGCTGGGGCTGGCGCGTGGCGTTCTGGGTCTCCGCGATCATCGTGGTGATCGGCTACTACATCCGGACGCACGTCAGCGAGGCCCCGATCTTCCTCGAGGCTCGCGAGAAGATCGAATCCGAGAAGGCGGTCAGCTACGGCGTCCTCGAAGTGGTCAAGCGGTACCCCAGGGGTGTCCTCGGAGCGATGGGACTGCGATTCGCCGAGAACATCCTCTACTACATCATCGTCAGCTTCACGATCGTCTACCTGAAGACGGTGCACCAGTACGACACCTCCCAGCTCCTGCTGGCCCTCCTGATCGCGCACGTGGTCCACTTCGCCGTCATCCCGCAGGTGGGCAGGCTGTCCGACGCGTTCGGCCGCAAGCCGGTCTACCTCGTCGGGGTGGTCCTCGGTGCCACGTGGGCGTTCTTCGCCTTCCCGCTGTTCGACACCCTGAACCCCTTCCTGATCATCCTCGCCGTCACGATCGGCCTCGTCTTCCACGCCTTCATGTACGCGGGGCAGCCGGCCATCATGTCGGAGATGTTCCCGACGCGCATGCGGTACTCCGGCGTCTCCCTGGGGTACCAGGTGACCTCGATCCTCGCGGGCTCGCTCGCGCCGATCATCGCGACCGCCCTCCTGCAGGAATACGACAGCTGGGTGCCCGTGGCCCTCTACCTCGTGGCGGCCTGCGGCATCACCCTGGTCGCGGTGCTGACCCTCAAGGAGACCCGCGGGGCATCACTCCGCGAGGTCGACGCGGAGGACGCCCGCCGCCACGGACTGGACGAGCCGCTCGTGGGACAGGCCAGGCCATGA